In the Victivallis sp. Marseille-Q1083 genome, one interval contains:
- a CDS encoding AraC family transcriptional regulator: MPGFYFSEAPRIALHTAQRQQSVCGSDRTNENRHGHWVFDYSIAACGRVQAGEGPWLERPANVGHLYPPEFFYREEYCAGEPVRSAYVVFDAEGGALWRLADNPAGFARFLDPQHRIESLLFETIDTAAAGGSAGYFRSCGALAKLLDFLVARSWPCREGFIRSVDERELPPRPLATRVREYFERHYMEKITQIQLARELGIGLSTLAHRYRLESGETLLETLQRIRIEQSLPLLARGMRLKTVAEATGFANEFHYSRVFRRLRGRPPKECRTSC; this comes from the coding sequence ATGCCGGGATTTTATTTTAGCGAAGCGCCGCGGATCGCGCTCCATACCGCCCAGCGCCAGCAGTCGGTCTGCGGCAGCGATCGAACCAATGAAAATCGCCACGGCCACTGGGTGTTCGATTATTCCATCGCCGCCTGCGGCCGGGTGCAGGCCGGGGAAGGGCCGTGGCTGGAACGGCCGGCCAACGTCGGACATCTCTATCCGCCGGAATTCTTCTATCGTGAGGAATATTGTGCCGGCGAACCGGTCCGGTCGGCTTATGTGGTGTTTGACGCGGAGGGGGGCGCGTTGTGGCGTCTGGCGGACAATCCGGCCGGGTTTGCCCGTTTCCTCGATCCGCAGCATCGGATCGAGTCGCTGCTTTTTGAGACGATCGATACGGCGGCCGCCGGCGGCAGCGCCGGATATTTCCGCAGTTGCGGGGCGCTGGCGAAACTGCTCGATTTCCTGGTTGCCCGTTCCTGGCCGTGCCGGGAGGGCTTTATCCGTTCGGTGGATGAACGGGAATTGCCGCCCCGGCCGTTGGCGACCCGGGTGCGTGAATATTTCGAACGTCACTATATGGAAAAAATCACCCAGATTCAGTTGGCCCGTGAACTCGGCATCGGTCTTTCCACACTGGCGCACCGCTATCGGCTTGAGAGCGGCGAAACGCTGCTTGAGACTTTGCAGCGGATTCGGATTGAACAGTCGCTGCCGCTGCTGGCGCGCGGCATGCGGCTCAAAACAGTGGCCGAGGCGACCGGTTTCGCCAATGAGTTCCACTATTCAAGGGTATTCCGGCGGCTGCGCGGCCGGCCGCCGAAAGAGTGCCGGACGAGCTGCTAG
- a CDS encoding pyruvate formate lyase family protein, whose translation MKNWREVLKRERSGQYPAQPPVDLFRYRQGVYYRTHDGAETPEAIRRVEAFRHALLTIPVLLAEEQEFYGGVELFRRAELPPEIEAADYAEAIRYADRHPLRPFEIGSSHTVLDFETVLTEGLGRMIERARLAERHFQTPIAVAMRQALEALRDWLQHAADVLAASRPAAAERLRRIAVEPPRHFDEAIQLVWALFVALEMEGRAHNALGRIDQYLLPFWRHDQLDREPTLDFLCQLWSKIDGFQEVTNLCIGGVTPDGRDAANPLSFLMLEATGLVRSAHTNLSARLHDASSDAFLLACIRLIGSGIGFPAVFNDEVNIRMLQHFGIPLAAARDYALVGCVEVQLAGRQCAWGDSRFNLPKIFTETMLHLPEFPTFEALWEAFAAGVRCGLEEHARRYNAELAAFDPAIFPDPVLSAVTRDCLNRGCDINAGGSEFPRFHGIGMMGLATLANSLAAVKKLVYEEKRIEPIRLVEALRRDFQGDEELRQTLIHCAPKYGNDEPYCDELAARIVELCAAEAGRLTMADGGCFQSCMASNTSNIPAGAETMATADGRHAGVALSDAASPDAGLDREGPTAFVNSIIRPDYSQANCTVVNMRFLPEMFDDPGRLLVLLRRFISGRGHEMQFNVTDNATLAQAIAEPEKYADLIVRVSGFSAFFTQLDPLVQRDIMRRRAHGC comes from the coding sequence ATGAAAAATTGGCGGGAAGTTTTAAAGCGGGAACGTTCCGGACAATATCCGGCCCAGCCGCCGGTCGATCTCTTCCGTTACCGGCAGGGAGTCTACTACCGGACCCATGACGGCGCCGAAACGCCGGAAGCGATCCGGCGGGTCGAAGCCTTTCGCCACGCTTTGCTGACCATTCCGGTCTTGCTGGCGGAAGAACAGGAATTTTACGGCGGCGTCGAACTGTTCCGGCGCGCCGAACTGCCGCCGGAAATCGAAGCGGCCGATTACGCCGAGGCGATCCGTTATGCGGACCGGCATCCGTTACGGCCGTTTGAAATCGGCAGTTCCCACACGGTACTCGATTTTGAAACCGTTCTGACCGAAGGACTCGGACGAATGATCGAACGGGCCCGGCTGGCGGAACGGCATTTTCAAACGCCGATCGCCGTCGCGATGCGCCAGGCCCTGGAAGCGCTGCGCGACTGGCTGCAACATGCCGCCGATGTCCTCGCCGCCTCCCGGCCGGCCGCGGCGGAGCGGCTGCGCCGGATCGCCGTCGAGCCGCCGCGGCATTTCGACGAAGCCATCCAACTGGTCTGGGCGCTGTTCGTCGCCCTGGAAATGGAAGGCCGCGCCCACAATGCGCTCGGCCGGATCGACCAGTATCTGCTGCCATTCTGGCGGCATGACCAGCTCGACCGCGAGCCGACGCTCGATTTTCTCTGCCAGCTCTGGAGCAAAATCGACGGCTTCCAGGAGGTGACCAACCTCTGCATCGGCGGCGTCACGCCGGACGGCAGAGATGCGGCCAACCCCTTGAGTTTCCTGATGCTGGAAGCGACCGGCCTTGTCCGTTCGGCGCACACCAATTTGTCCGCCCGGCTGCACGACGCGAGCAGCGACGCATTTTTACTGGCCTGCATCCGGCTGATCGGCAGCGGCATCGGTTTTCCGGCGGTATTCAACGACGAAGTGAACATCCGGATGCTGCAGCATTTCGGGATTCCGCTGGCAGCGGCGCGGGATTACGCGCTGGTCGGCTGCGTCGAAGTGCAGCTCGCCGGCCGGCAGTGCGCCTGGGGCGACAGCCGGTTCAATCTGCCGAAAATCTTCACTGAAACCATGCTGCACCTGCCGGAATTTCCAACCTTCGAAGCCCTGTGGGAAGCCTTCGCCGCCGGCGTGCGTTGCGGCCTGGAAGAACACGCCCGGCGTTACAACGCCGAACTGGCGGCTTTCGATCCGGCGATTTTTCCCGATCCGGTACTCTCCGCCGTGACGCGCGACTGTCTCAACCGCGGCTGCGACATCAACGCCGGCGGCAGCGAATTTCCGCGCTTCCACGGTATCGGCATGATGGGCCTGGCCACGCTGGCCAACAGCCTGGCGGCGGTGAAAAAACTGGTCTACGAAGAAAAGCGTATCGAACCGATTCGGCTGGTCGAAGCGCTCCGGCGCGACTTTCAGGGCGACGAAGAGTTGCGGCAGACGCTGATCCACTGCGCGCCCAAATACGGCAATGACGAACCGTACTGCGACGAACTGGCGGCACGCATCGTCGAACTCTGCGCCGCCGAAGCCGGCCGGCTGACCATGGCCGACGGCGGCTGTTTCCAGAGCTGCATGGCCTCGAATACCAGCAACATTCCGGCCGGCGCCGAAACGATGGCCACCGCCGACGGCCGCCACGCCGGCGTCGCGCTGTCCGACGCGGCCTCGCCCGACGCCGGGCTCGACCGGGAAGGCCCGACCGCTTTCGTCAATTCGATCATTCGTCCCGATTACTCGCAGGCGAACTGCACGGTGGTCAACATGCGGTTTCTGCCGGAGATGTTCGACGACCCGGGCCGGCTGCTCGTACTGCTGCGCCGCTTCATCTCCGGGCGCGGCCACGAGATGCAGTTCAACGTGACCGACAACGCCACGCTGGCCCAAGCGATCGCCGAACCGGAAAAATATGCCGACCTCATCGTCCGGGTCAGCGGCTTTTCGGCATTTTTCACCCAGCTCGACCCGCTGGTGCAGCGCGACATCATGCGGAGGCGGGCGCATGGCTGCTGA
- a CDS encoding S9 family peptidase, translating into MLFRRVDYASPVDNAPDWYLQHDGAPNRPCVVMLHGHGAHGDQLLTRPDLARWLPELAALQISLLLPNLRDNAWMSPAAAADLAWLLSTVPQRRSKIVLWAGSMGGTGALIFAVLHPELVDALVVMGAATDLGRYRDWCGRQPAAIPAEIHRAIMAAYAGSSCRAHSAVDRADRLTMPIRFRHGGADQIIPVEQARALAKRLAGRTNFDYREIPDGDHDSPLAFGLEDLRDMLKKLERTQP; encoded by the coding sequence ATGTTATTTCGGCGAGTCGATTATGCCAGCCCGGTCGACAACGCTCCCGACTGGTACCTGCAGCACGACGGCGCCCCGAACCGCCCCTGCGTCGTCATGCTGCACGGCCACGGCGCGCACGGCGATCAATTGTTGACCCGCCCGGACCTGGCCCGGTGGCTGCCGGAACTGGCGGCGCTGCAAATCAGCCTGCTGCTGCCGAACCTGCGCGACAACGCCTGGATGTCGCCGGCCGCCGCCGCCGACCTCGCCTGGCTCCTTTCGACCGTACCCCAACGCCGCTCGAAAATCGTCCTCTGGGCCGGCTCGATGGGCGGCACCGGCGCACTGATTTTTGCGGTGCTTCATCCCGAACTGGTCGACGCACTGGTCGTCATGGGCGCCGCTACCGACCTCGGCCGCTACCGCGACTGGTGCGGCCGCCAGCCGGCCGCAATCCCGGCCGAAATTCACCGGGCGATCATGGCCGCCTATGCCGGCAGTTCCTGCCGGGCGCACAGTGCTGTCGACCGGGCGGACCGGTTGACGATGCCGATTCGCTTCCGGCACGGCGGCGCCGACCAAATCATCCCGGTGGAACAGGCCAGGGCGCTGGCAAAGCGGCTGGCCGGGCGGACGAACTTCGATTACCGGGAAATTCCCGATGGCGACCACGACTCGCCGCTCGCCTTCGGGCTCGAAGATCTGCGGGACATGTTGAAGAAACTGGAAAGGACACAACCATGA
- a CDS encoding FAD-dependent oxidoreductase — protein sequence MKVLIIGGVAGGASAAARLRRLDENCEIVLVERGENISYANCGLPYHLGGIIAGRDALLVMTPEKFRARFRVDVRVRCEATAIDRAGRQVKLRDLSTGREVMESYDKLILAPGASPAPVTMPGAELPGVYHLWTLADMDRLAAALEAGAKTALVIGGGFVGLELAENLQRRGLAVTLVQRGRQLLPTLDFEMGNLLVTELRRGGIDVVLEAQLTGFRPAEAGLTATLADGRCLTADLAVLSIGVRPNSELAAAAGLKLGARGHIVTNDELQTADPDIYAVGDAIEVIDPILGQPTAIALAGPANRQGRLAAANVLGQHRRYRGTIGTSVIKVGGLTAGSTGHSERWLQAAEIPYRKIYLHPNSNASYYPGGAPLHMKLLFGDGGKLFGAQIVGAKGVDKRIDVISSAIWNGLPIQALADLELAYAPPYGAAKDPVNLAGMIGENVIEGLTTAAYFEALPADAWLLDVREPAEFELGSLPGAHHIPLGALRRQLAELPKDRRIFIFCQSGLRGYVAERILVQHGFDAVNLSGGYLTWKQLQPPADNLTKPSPVQPPPPKAAADRPVVDARALACPGPVVRLKQAVDALADGGEVELLAPLSFEVDLANWLRSSGNSLVGEEKLADHLRAVIRKGGVAPSGAAWSGRSANGGAIVLFSNDLDKAMAALIIACGMAAAGKPVGIFFTFWGLTVLRRDPAPPVAKRGLARLFGWMLPKGAGRLKLSKLNMAGLGTQMMKQVMADRQVTALPELLQQARALGVRFIACEMAMDIMGIRREELIEVDEVAGVASFVEMAQSSNNTLFI from the coding sequence ATGAAAGTTCTGATTATCGGCGGAGTCGCCGGCGGCGCAAGTGCGGCGGCCCGGCTGCGGCGGCTGGATGAAAATTGTGAAATCGTGCTGGTGGAGCGCGGCGAAAACATTTCCTATGCGAATTGCGGTTTGCCGTATCACCTGGGTGGAATCATTGCCGGGCGCGACGCGTTGCTGGTGATGACGCCGGAGAAATTCCGGGCCCGTTTCCGGGTCGATGTCCGGGTGCGTTGCGAAGCGACGGCGATCGACCGGGCCGGCCGGCAGGTGAAGTTGCGCGACCTGTCCACCGGGCGGGAGGTGATGGAGTCCTACGATAAATTGATTCTGGCGCCCGGCGCATCGCCGGCGCCGGTCACGATGCCGGGGGCGGAGTTGCCCGGCGTCTATCACCTCTGGACACTGGCGGATATGGACCGGCTGGCGGCGGCGCTGGAAGCCGGCGCGAAAACGGCATTGGTGATCGGCGGCGGTTTTGTCGGGCTTGAGCTGGCGGAGAATCTGCAGCGGCGCGGTTTGGCGGTGACGCTGGTTCAGCGGGGACGCCAATTGCTGCCGACACTGGATTTTGAAATGGGCAACCTGCTGGTAACCGAATTGCGCCGCGGCGGGATCGACGTGGTGCTGGAAGCGCAGTTGACCGGCTTCCGGCCGGCTGAAGCCGGTTTGACGGCGACACTGGCGGATGGCCGCTGCCTGACGGCCGATCTGGCCGTTTTGAGCATCGGGGTACGGCCGAATTCGGAATTGGCGGCGGCGGCCGGTTTGAAGCTTGGCGCGCGCGGCCACATCGTTACCAATGACGAATTGCAGACGGCCGATCCGGATATCTATGCGGTCGGCGATGCGATCGAGGTGATCGATCCGATTCTGGGACAGCCGACCGCGATTGCCCTGGCCGGGCCGGCCAACCGGCAGGGACGGCTGGCGGCGGCCAATGTGCTGGGGCAGCATCGGCGTTATCGCGGTACCATCGGCACCTCGGTGATCAAGGTTGGCGGCCTGACCGCCGGTTCGACCGGCCATTCCGAACGGTGGCTGCAGGCGGCCGAAATACCCTACCGGAAGATTTATTTGCATCCCAACTCCAACGCTTCCTATTATCCCGGCGGCGCGCCGCTGCATATGAAGCTGTTGTTCGGGGACGGCGGCAAATTGTTTGGCGCTCAGATCGTCGGCGCCAAAGGGGTGGATAAGCGGATTGACGTGATCTCTTCCGCCATCTGGAACGGTCTGCCCATTCAGGCGCTGGCCGATTTGGAATTGGCGTATGCCCCGCCGTACGGCGCGGCGAAGGATCCGGTCAATCTGGCCGGCATGATCGGCGAAAACGTCATCGAAGGTTTGACGACGGCGGCCTATTTCGAAGCGTTGCCGGCCGACGCCTGGCTGCTCGATGTCCGCGAGCCGGCGGAGTTCGAACTCGGTTCGTTGCCGGGGGCGCACCATATTCCGCTCGGCGCGTTGCGGCGGCAGCTGGCCGAATTGCCGAAAGACCGCCGGATTTTCATCTTCTGCCAATCGGGTTTGCGCGGGTATGTGGCGGAACGCATCCTGGTGCAGCACGGTTTCGACGCGGTCAATCTTTCGGGCGGTTATCTGACCTGGAAGCAGTTGCAGCCGCCGGCCGATAACCTGACGAAACCGTCGCCGGTTCAACCGCCGCCGCCGAAAGCCGCCGCCGACCGGCCGGTGGTCGACGCCCGGGCGTTGGCTTGTCCCGGCCCGGTGGTCCGGCTGAAGCAGGCGGTCGATGCTTTGGCGGACGGCGGAGAAGTGGAATTGCTGGCGCCGCTCTCTTTCGAGGTCGATCTGGCCAATTGGCTGCGTTCCAGCGGCAATTCGCTGGTCGGGGAAGAAAAGCTGGCCGATCATCTCCGGGCGGTCATCCGCAAGGGCGGCGTGGCTCCGTCCGGGGCGGCTTGGTCCGGACGGTCGGCGAATGGCGGTGCTATCGTGCTGTTCAGCAATGATCTGGATAAGGCGATGGCGGCATTGATCATCGCCTGCGGCATGGCGGCGGCCGGCAAACCGGTCGGTATTTTCTTCACCTTCTGGGGCTTGACCGTGCTGCGCCGCGATCCGGCGCCGCCGGTCGCCAAACGCGGCCTGGCGCGCCTGTTCGGCTGGATGCTGCCGAAAGGCGCCGGTCGCCTGAAGCTGTCGAAGCTGAATATGGCCGGCCTGGGCACGCAAATGATGAAACAGGTGATGGCGGACCGCCAGGTGACGGCGCTGCCGGAGTTGCTGCAGCAGGCGCGGGCGCTCGGGGTCCGGTTCATCGCCTGCGAAATGGCGATGGATATCATGGGAATTCGCCGGGAGGAATTGATTGAAGTCGACGAAGTGGCCGGCGTTGCCAGCTTTGTCGAGATGGCCCAGTCCAGCAACAACACTTTGTTTATCTGA
- a CDS encoding helix-turn-helix transcriptional regulator, which yields MMNEERLPEEFLRPMAEVIRLMGHPQRLQILDYLDIHGESSVNAVVEGIDGQQGAVSQHLNKMRVAGLIACRRDRRQVLYRIAAENPVTILHCLRRKYQAVKAAGGK from the coding sequence ATGATGAATGAAGAACGACTGCCGGAGGAATTCCTCCGGCCGATGGCCGAGGTGATCAGGCTGATGGGCCATCCGCAGCGGCTGCAAATTCTGGACTATCTGGATATTCACGGCGAATCCTCGGTCAACGCGGTTGTCGAAGGAATCGACGGGCAGCAGGGCGCCGTGTCGCAGCATCTCAACAAGATGCGCGTCGCCGGGCTGATCGCCTGCCGCCGCGACCGCCGTCAGGTATTGTACCGGATCGCGGCGGAAAATCCGGTGACCATCCTGCATTGTTTGCGCCGGAAATACCAGGCGGTCAAGGCGGCCGGGGGAAAATAG
- a CDS encoding glycoside hydrolase family 27 protein, with the protein MRIDTLPQPVMGWNSFDCWGIFINEAQALANLDAFLTKLKPHGYDYFCIDAGWYSEYGALLEPDNPAAADRIDVHIDAYGRLVPAPKLFPRGLRYIADRCHEAGIKFGVHLMRGIPRKAVEENTPVLGADGIRAADIADTGDLCGWCPLNYGVDMTRPGAQAYYDSVIAYLSDELQIDLLKADDLADYPAEIEAIGKAIAKASRPIVYSLSPGDFVWTGNYGLIRQYCNMFRISGDIWDRPNDLTRILDRWEQWENCGDRSCCLDLDMIPFGALQVYSKSRNSSDNAALSGVGHSRMSELSAAEKRFFITQRALAASPLLFGGDLTLTDDEDIALATHPEILACCRNFVVGRKVYARYQLDVRKAPEQGNAGHGWFGIFNRHATPWQCTFQPADFGFERWPERLFSIWENKSYLPDRNGQLVIDFEPVMEVKFFRY; encoded by the coding sequence ATGCGAATCGATACCCTTCCTCAACCGGTCATGGGCTGGAACAGTTTCGACTGTTGGGGAATTTTCATCAACGAAGCCCAGGCGCTGGCCAATCTGGACGCGTTCCTGACCAAGCTGAAACCCCACGGCTATGATTATTTCTGCATCGACGCCGGCTGGTATTCGGAATACGGCGCCCTGCTCGAGCCGGACAACCCGGCAGCCGCCGACCGGATCGACGTTCATATCGACGCCTACGGACGGCTGGTGCCGGCGCCGAAACTGTTTCCGCGCGGCCTTCGTTATATCGCCGACCGCTGCCATGAGGCCGGCATCAAATTCGGTGTGCATTTGATGCGCGGCATCCCGCGCAAAGCGGTCGAGGAAAATACGCCGGTGCTCGGCGCCGACGGCATCCGCGCCGCCGATATCGCCGATACCGGCGATCTGTGCGGCTGGTGTCCGCTCAACTACGGCGTCGATATGACCAGGCCGGGCGCCCAGGCTTATTACGACAGCGTCATCGCCTATCTGAGCGATGAACTGCAAATCGACCTGCTCAAAGCCGACGACCTGGCGGATTATCCGGCCGAAATCGAAGCGATCGGCAAAGCGATCGCCAAGGCGTCGCGGCCAATCGTCTACAGCCTTTCCCCGGGTGATTTCGTCTGGACCGGCAATTACGGGTTGATCCGGCAATATTGCAACATGTTCCGGATTTCCGGCGACATCTGGGACCGCCCGAACGACCTGACCCGGATTCTGGATCGCTGGGAACAGTGGGAAAATTGCGGCGACCGCAGTTGCTGCCTCGATCTGGACATGATTCCGTTCGGTGCGCTGCAGGTCTACTCGAAATCCCGGAACTCTTCGGACAATGCCGCCCTGAGCGGTGTCGGGCACAGCCGGATGAGCGAACTGTCCGCCGCGGAAAAACGCTTCTTCATCACCCAGCGGGCGCTGGCCGCGTCACCGCTGCTCTTCGGCGGCGACCTGACGCTGACCGACGACGAGGATATCGCCCTGGCGACGCACCCGGAAATACTGGCCTGCTGCCGCAACTTCGTGGTCGGACGCAAGGTATATGCCCGTTATCAACTGGATGTCCGCAAAGCGCCGGAACAGGGCAACGCCGGCCACGGCTGGTTCGGCATCTTCAACCGCCACGCAACGCCCTGGCAATGCACCTTTCAGCCGGCCGATTTCGGCTTCGAACGGTGGCCGGAGCGGCTGTTCAGCATCTGGGAGAACAAGAGTTATCTTCCGGATCGGAACGGCCAATTGGTCATCGATTTCGAACCGGTCATGGAGGTGAAATTTTTCCGCTATTGA
- a CDS encoding alpha/beta hydrolase family protein yields MAFLQCNFHSDTLMRGCSMNVILPQRSHTLIGQQSGRAAAAMPVLYLLHGMSDDHTIWMRRTSIERYVAPLGIAVVMPDGQRSFYRDMGYGGRFWSFLSEELPEIVAGFFPVSRRREDTFVAGLSMGGYGALKLALKHPDRFAAAASFSGVTDIAHFTDANADAGWRQEMRTIFGDAGPQPGSDDDPFALASQAARAPQRPRLHLECGTEDILYADNVKFRDHLRSFGNCFDLNYIERSGGHTWEFWDVCIQNALQFMFPKQS; encoded by the coding sequence ATGGCTTTTTTACAATGCAATTTCCATTCCGACACTTTGATGCGCGGCTGTTCCATGAACGTCATCCTGCCGCAGCGTTCCCATACGCTGATCGGCCAGCAGTCCGGCCGGGCGGCAGCCGCAATGCCGGTACTCTATCTGCTCCACGGCATGAGCGACGACCACACCATCTGGATGCGCCGGACCTCGATTGAACGTTATGTCGCTCCGCTCGGCATCGCTGTCGTCATGCCGGACGGGCAGCGCAGCTTTTACCGCGACATGGGCTACGGCGGCCGCTTCTGGAGTTTCCTCAGCGAAGAACTGCCGGAAATCGTCGCCGGCTTTTTCCCGGTCAGCCGCCGCCGCGAGGACACCTTCGTCGCCGGGTTGTCGATGGGCGGTTACGGCGCCCTGAAGCTGGCGCTGAAACATCCGGATCGGTTCGCCGCCGCCGCCAGCTTCTCCGGCGTCACCGATATCGCCCATTTTACCGATGCCAATGCCGATGCGGGCTGGCGACAGGAAATGCGGACCATCTTCGGCGACGCCGGACCGCAACCCGGCAGCGACGACGATCCCTTCGCTCTCGCGAGCCAGGCGGCCCGGGCGCCGCAGCGTCCCCGGCTGCACCTGGAGTGCGGAACCGAGGATATTCTCTACGCCGACAACGTCAAATTCCGCGATCACCTCCGGAGTTTCGGAAACTGCTTCGATTTGAATTATATCGAGCGTTCCGGCGGTCATACCTGGGAATTCTGGGACGTCTGCATTCAAAATGCCCTGCAATTCATGTTTCCAAAGCAATCGTAA
- a CDS encoding glycyl-radical enzyme activating protein, with the protein MAAEGNILRIQRFCVKDGPGIRTTVFLQGCPLRCRWCHNPESREFAPRVSVNPAHCLGCGRCRPGAIPPACRRTAATACTGCGRCAAECPGGALTLLGRPMSAEAVLAVVRRDRFYYDQSGGGLTLSGGEPLSQLEFALELLRLARQEGIHTAVETAGIRLPEPVEILAECSELILFDLKAARPRYRELTGADGETVEKNLRRLSAAGARLRLRVPLVAGVNAEPALLRWLAELAALPGVEGVDLLPYHDMGRGKATMAGLPEPDWPALAAPSPELLERWRVGLDRHGIAVSVV; encoded by the coding sequence ATGGCTGCTGAAGGAAATATCCTGCGCATCCAACGCTTCTGCGTCAAGGACGGTCCCGGCATCCGCACGACGGTGTTCCTGCAGGGTTGTCCGCTGCGCTGCCGCTGGTGCCACAACCCGGAATCGCGGGAATTCGCGCCGCGCGTCTCGGTCAATCCGGCCCACTGCCTCGGCTGCGGACGCTGCCGGCCCGGGGCAATTCCCCCGGCTTGCCGCCGGACCGCCGCCACCGCCTGTACCGGTTGCGGAAGATGTGCCGCCGAATGTCCCGGCGGCGCGTTGACGCTGCTCGGACGGCCGATGAGCGCCGAGGCGGTGCTCGCCGTCGTCCGCCGCGACCGGTTTTACTACGATCAGAGCGGCGGCGGCCTGACGCTCTCCGGCGGCGAACCACTGTCACAACTGGAATTTGCGCTGGAACTGTTGAGGCTTGCCCGGCAGGAGGGAATCCATACCGCTGTGGAAACCGCCGGCATCCGCCTGCCGGAACCGGTGGAGATTTTGGCGGAATGCAGTGAATTGATCCTGTTCGACCTCAAAGCGGCCCGGCCGCGTTACCGGGAACTGACCGGCGCCGACGGCGAAACGGTCGAAAAGAACCTGCGGCGTTTATCGGCCGCCGGCGCCCGGCTGCGGCTCCGCGTCCCGCTGGTGGCCGGCGTCAACGCCGAACCGGCCCTGCTGCGCTGGCTGGCCGAACTGGCCGCCCTGCCCGGCGTCGAAGGCGTCGACCTGTTGCCGTATCACGATATGGGACGCGGCAAAGCCACGATGGCCGGACTGCCGGAACCGGATTGGCCGGCGCTGGCCGCTCCTTCGCCGGAGCTGCTCGAACGGTGGCGCGTCGGGCTGGACCGACACGGCATCGCCGTATCGGTCGTGTGA
- a CDS encoding alcohol dehydrogenase catalytic domain-containing protein: MKRKAAIFQGPGQPFQVREYPTVQPGPGLAGLALLSSGICGTDVHIAAGKLAMPDFPLIIGHEFIGRIDMLGAGPAVDALGRPLAVGDRVIASVAVPCGNCFNCRKGETASCLAFGVTYAQPASDPPHFHGGFAEYLYSPLTNLVKLPEQVDTFAAAAFPCGGPTVIRACEYGGGLEADELIAIQGNGSLGLFALAWAKAHRCRTALIGSAANPARLALTEALAPDRFFDYRQSTNDDIRQALLAEARRLDRGDGADVVIETSGAPDAFTFGLSLLRTRGRYFVPGQYSNRGAVAIEPQQITFRALRIIGSGQYTIADIGRYLEFLAAHPELQKLFSRLVTRYPVAQVNQAMADAEAGRAIKAVFVPEE, encoded by the coding sequence ATGAAAAGAAAAGCGGCAATTTTCCAAGGTCCCGGCCAACCATTCCAGGTACGGGAATATCCAACCGTCCAGCCCGGTCCCGGCCTCGCCGGCCTGGCGCTGCTCTCCAGCGGCATCTGCGGCACCGATGTCCACATCGCGGCCGGCAAACTGGCGATGCCGGACTTCCCGCTGATCATCGGCCACGAATTCATCGGACGAATCGATATGCTCGGCGCCGGGCCGGCGGTCGACGCACTGGGCCGGCCGCTGGCAGTCGGCGACCGGGTGATTGCCAGCGTCGCCGTCCCGTGCGGCAACTGTTTCAACTGCCGCAAAGGCGAAACGGCCAGTTGCCTCGCCTTCGGCGTCACCTACGCCCAGCCGGCGTCGGACCCGCCGCATTTTCACGGCGGCTTCGCCGAATATCTCTACAGTCCGCTGACCAACCTGGTAAAACTGCCGGAGCAGGTCGACACCTTCGCCGCCGCCGCTTTTCCCTGCGGCGGTCCGACGGTCATCCGCGCCTGTGAATACGGCGGCGGACTCGAAGCGGACGAATTAATCGCCATTCAGGGCAACGGTTCGCTCGGTTTGTTCGCGCTGGCCTGGGCCAAGGCGCACCGCTGCCGTACCGCGCTGATCGGTTCGGCCGCCAATCCGGCCCGCCTCGCGTTGACTGAAGCATTGGCTCCCGACCGGTTTTTCGATTACCGCCAGTCAACGAACGACGACATTCGTCAGGCCCTGCTGGCCGAAGCCAGACGTCTCGACCGCGGCGACGGCGCCGACGTCGTCATCGAAACCAGCGGCGCGCCGGACGCCTTCACGTTCGGGCTGTCGCTGCTGCGCACCCGCGGCCGTTATTTCGTACCGGGGCAGTATTCCAACCGGGGCGCGGTGGCGATCGAACCGCAGCAGATCACCTTCCGGGCGCTGCGCATCATCGGCAGCGGGCAATATACCATCGCCGATATCGGCCGGTATTTGGAATTTCTGGCCGCCCATCCCGAACTGCAGAAACTGTTCAGCCGGCTGGTAACCAGGTATCCGGTCGCCCAGGTCAATCAGGCGATGGCCGACGCCGAAGCCGGCCGGGCGATCAAGGCGGTATTCGTGCCGGAGGAATGA